TGCAAAGAGAAGACTCTTGGTGCTCCCTGTTTAAGAATAGCCATTGGAGTGGCGGTGGTCTGCATGTCAAAAGGACTGAACCATGTTGTCATTTGAACGGGGAACGAGATTAGAAGAAAGACCCTTCCGACTAGTGCGGGATTGAAGAAATTCTTTCCTAGACCACCAAAGACCGACTTCGCAATTACAATTGCGACGAAGATACCTATCAGGGCCTGCCACCAAACAACAGCAACTGAAAGATTCAGTGCAAGCAACAGTCCTGTGACCGAACCGCTAAGGTCAGGTTTGAAGGTCTTCTTGTGCCTCACGAATCTCATTACAAAGAAGTCGAGAGCCTCCGCGCCGACTGTACAGACAAGTATCAGTATGAGTGCTTTCAAGCCGAACGAGACAACGGCCCAAACTGCTGCAGGAGAAAGTGCGATCAGAACATCCAGCATTATCTTCCTAACATTATCTTCAGATCGCAAGTGAGGTGCTGCCATCATTGACAGTTTCACTTCTTCGCACCTCCCTTCAGACTTCGATAGACCCTTTTATGCAGTTTGAAATTCTTGACCAGATCGATATTGGCCGGACAGGCAAAGGAACAACTCCCACATTCTATGCAGTCCATCAGGCCATTTTCCACTTGTGCATCGTACAACCTATTTGTTCCGTAGAGGTTTAGTAGAAAAGGTTGGAGATTCATGGGACAGACGAATGTACATTTGCCGCATCTGATACAAGGGAACTCTTCAAGAGGTTCGCTCTTAAGCAACAGAGTGATTCCAGAAGTGCCTTTCACAGTGGGAACGTCTGTCTTCGGAACCGTGATTCCCATCATGGGGCCACCGAATAGGGCTCTCTCAACTGTTTCTTGGGCTCCTCCCCCATGACCAATTAGCTCTTCTGCCATGACTCCGATTCTTGAGACGACGTTTAGGGGTTTTCTAATACCCTCTCCGGTTATCGTAACTCCTCTTTCGACGAGAGGATGTCCAAGCTCAACGGCTTCATAGATAGCATAGGCAGTGCCTATGTTATCAACCACGACTCCCACATCCAAAGGAAGCCCGCCCGAAGGAACCTTTCGCTTCGTCAGGGCATAGATGAGTTGCTTCTCAGCACCCTGTGGATACTTGGTTTTCAGTGTCTTCACCTGTATCGATGTCGACTTAGTGGCCTCTTTCATCCTTTCTATGGCCTTTGGCTTATTATCTTCAATGCCAATAATCGCATCTTTCACTTTGAGAGCTCTCATAATCGCAAGAACCCCTCTGACCAATCCCTCGGAACGTTCAAGCATGTACCTGTAATCTATCGTCAGATAAGGTTCACACTCTG
The nucleotide sequence above comes from Mesotoga sp. BH458_6_3_2_1. Encoded proteins:
- the rsxC gene encoding electron transport complex subunit RsxC, whose product is MRLPTFRGGVHPPEKKELSQDSHLSVLPLPERVYVFLANHAGIPAKPVVDVGDRVKTGQLIAESGGFISANLHSPLTGEVKEIAKYFHPTLSKPDDAIVIERSGDDEWELLQPAKPYDQFEPEEIVQRIKDAGIVGLGGAMFPTSVKLSPPKEKKIDLLVINGAECEPYLTIDYRYMLERSEGLVRGVLAIMRALKVKDAIIGIEDNKPKAIERMKEATKSTSIQVKTLKTKYPQGAEKQLIYALTKRKVPSGGLPLDVGVVVDNIGTAYAIYEAVELGHPLVERGVTITGEGIRKPLNVVSRIGVMAEELIGHGGGAQETVERALFGGPMMGITVPKTDVPTVKGTSGITLLLKSEPLEEFPCIRCGKCTFVCPMNLQPFLLNLYGTNRLYDAQVENGLMDCIECGSCSFACPANIDLVKNFKLHKRVYRSLKGGAKK
- a CDS encoding RnfABCDGE type electron transport complex subunit D, with amino-acid sequence MKLSMMAAPHLRSEDNVRKIMLDVLIALSPAAVWAVVSFGLKALILILVCTVGAEALDFFVMRFVRHKKTFKPDLSGSVTGLLLALNLSVAVVWWQALIGIFVAIVIAKSVFGGLGKNFFNPALVGRVFLLISFPVQMTTWFSPFDMQTTATPMAILKQGAPRVFSLQEMFLGTIPGSIGEVSALLLLLGFGWLLLRRRVSPFIPIAYVGTVAIMAAIFYAANPGFGSPLYHIFGGGLMLGALFMATDMVTSPMSIKGHLVFGVGCGVVTMIIRLFGGYPEGVSFAILIMNAFVPLIDMGTKPKIFGKPKKVKSNA